In a genomic window of Mercenaria mercenaria strain notata chromosome 19, MADL_Memer_1, whole genome shotgun sequence:
- the LOC123542527 gene encoding peroxidasin-like, with amino-acid sequence MITVSLVRILIILVNGSTVLSLLCLSCKNVRYVQDCLTVEECGAHQKCYSNRVTDSHGTHTYSLGCVDQFACVHQSVQKEKKKESTHGKTTSASVKTTNTPHLTTSPPPVTSTTPPLTVATPPNIHVLVSGPHISSYGSHVQINFIIMPLPQSYVWKFNGTHALPKGVSIQDSEGSLAGMATIVIAKLNETTSGTYSCIPTVNGRQVEKTHFIGIQQERPTVYISKPAVTTSFVLVCNVTGYPLPLIQWDFVPSGIGSHGIPPGVQFSTEKLKSALYVGAYNPAYHNGVWYCRASNALGSAITSVHIH; translated from the exons ATGATAACAG ttAGTTTAGTTCGGATTTTGATCATTCTGGTTAACGGCTCAACAGTCTTGTCACTTCTGTGTCTGAGTTGTAAGAATGTCCGCTACGTGCAGGACTGTCTCACGGTCGAAGAATGTGGTGCACATCAG aaatgttaCTCAAACCGTGTCACTGACAGTCATGGTACACATACATACAGTTTAGGATGCGTAGACCAATTT GCATGCGTGCATCAATC Ggtgcaaaaagaaaagaaaaaggagt cgACCCATGGAAAAACCACATCAGCGTCTGTTAAAACTACAAACACACCGCATTTAACTACAAGCCCGCCTCCTGTAACCTCTACCACGCCTCCTCTAACTGTCGCCACTCCTCCTAACATACATGTTTTAGTGAGCGGACCGCACATAAGCTCTTACGGAAGTCATGTACAGATTAATTTCATCATTATGCCACTGCCACAGTCATATGTTTGGAAATTCAATGGG aCGCATGCATTACCTAAGGGAGTATCTATACAGGACTCAGAGGGATCCCTTGCAGGAATGGCAACGATAGTTATTGCTAAACTTAATGAAACAACGTCTGGAACCTATAGCTGTATCCCCACCGTAAACGGACGTCAAGTTGAAAAGACTCATTTTATTGGAATACAACAAG AGCGACCGACCGTTTACATATCTAAACCAGCTGTGACAACAAGCTTTGTCTTGGTTTGTAATGTTACCGGCTATCCACTACCATTAATTCAATGGGATTTCGTACCATCTGGC ATCGGATCACATGGTATACCTCCAGGCGTCCAGTTTAGTACCGAAAAGCTTAAGTCAGCATTGTATGTGGGAGCATATAATCCAGCCTATCACAATGGTGTATGGTACTGTAGGGCCAGTAACGCATTAGGAAGTGCTATAACGAGCGTACATATACACTAG